The window GCGCCGACAGGGACGGACCATCCGGCTGCTCGCGCTCGGCCTCGTCGGACTCGTCATCATCGTCGCGATGGCCGGTGTCGCCGTGTCATTTCTGGCCGTCACAGCTGAGCAAAAGCTCGCCGCGGAACGTACGCGCAGTCAACTGCTTCTCATCGAGCAGCGGGAGTACAGCCTGCTCTCGAGCGTCAAGTCCCAGCTCGACGACGCCGCGGTCGCCGAGGTAGCTGCGCTCTACCCCGAGGCGGACTGGTCCCGGCTCATGACTGAACTCGACAACGCTCTGCCCGATGACTTCGCTCTCAGATCGGAATCGATCACGATCAAGGGCGTGGACGCCGCGGGCGCCGTGGAGAGCACTGGCCTCGATGCGCCAGGTGTCATCGAGATCGCATTCACCGCCACGGCAGACCGCTTCGACTCGCCTACGCCACTGCTGAACGCCCTGCGGGACCTCACCGGATATGTCAGCGCGACCGTTGACGCCGTGTCTGCGACAGGCGAGGGCGGGTACGTCGTCACCGGCGCCATCCAGCTGGGGTCCGATGCGCTCGGCGGCACCGCGCGTGTGGAGGCGCTCGAGGCTGAACTGATCGCCCGGCTGCAGGCCGAGCTCGAAGGGGCCGCAACCGGCGCGCCGCCGGAAGCAGCAGACGAGGCGGCCGACACGGCCGACGCCACAGACGCCACCGAGACCGGGGAGTGACGGATGGACAAGCACCGGCTCAGCCTCATCGTCATCGGCGTGCTCGCCGTCGCCATCGTCTTCGGTGGGTTCTTCATCGGCGTGCAGCCGCAGCTCGATCGCTCCGCTCGAGCGAGCGAGCAGACCGAATCGCTCCGGCAGACGAACGACGTCCAGCAGGAGCGGAACGTGGCGCTGGCCGCGGACAATCTGAACCTCGGGGCCTACGAACAGCAGCTCGCCGCGAAGCAGGAGCGGATTCCGCCCGCTCGCGCGCAACAGGAGCTCATCAACCAGATCGATGCCGCAGCCGCCGGCGCAGGAGTGACGATCCGTACGTTGACGTTCGACGCGGCCCTCGGCTTCAGCGCGCCCGAAGGGGTCACCGCCGACGCACCTGCCGGTGGCACCCTCATCGGGGTTCCGCTGAATCTCACCGCAGAGGGCGATCGGGCGAACCTCGAGGCGTTCACCGCGAACCTGCAGAACTCCGCGCGCATCATCACGATCGTGACGAGTCAGTTCACTGCGGGCGACGTGGCGTCGCTGGTGATCTCCGGCGTGACCTGGGTGCTGATGCCGGGGTCCTGACATGAGCCGGGGTGGGCGGCGACCCGAACGCCGCCCACCCCCTGTCAAGCCCCGCGGGGGTAGTCGGCCCGCCCGATACGCTGGCGCGATGAACCTGCAACGGATCACGGCCTGGGCTCTGTCGACCAAACCCGTGCGAGCGTTGCTGCTCTACAGCGAGCACCGTGGACCGGTGCTGGCCGACAGTGTCACCTACCGCACGCTGTTCAGTGTGTTCGCCGCCGTGCTGCTGGGGTTCTCGATGGCCGGTCTCTGGCTCGCCGGCAACCCTGCCGCATTCGATGCCCTCATCGCCGCCGTCGACAACACCATCCCCGGCATCGTCGGCGAGGACGGCATCATCGAGGACCCGCAGTCGGTCGCCGTGCCCACCGGCTTCACCGTCGCCGGCATCGTCTCGCTCGTCGGTCTGGTCGGCGCCGCGATCGGTGCGATCGGCAGCCTCCGCACGGCCATGCGCATGATCGCCGACCGCATCACGGAAGACGTCATGATCGTGTGGGTGCTGCTGCGCAACCTGGCGCTGGCGATCGGCATCGGCGTGGGCCTGGCTGCCTCCGCCGCCATCACCTTCCTCGGCACTGCCGGGCTCGGCATCGTGGGCGGCTGGCTCGGGATGTCGGCGTCCTCTCCCGTGCTGGAGATCGGCGGTCGAGTGCTGACGATCGTCGTGGTCTTCGCACTGGATGCCGCGATCATCGCGGGGGCCTTCCGGGTGCTGTCCGGGGTCCGTGCCTCCGCCCGGGCGCTGTGGAGCGGAGCGCTGCTGGGCGCCGTGGGCCTCACCGTACTGCAGCTGCTGTCGGGCCTGTTCGTCGGCGGTGCGTCGTCCAACCCGCTGCTCGCGTCATTCGCCTCGCTCATCGCGCTGCTGCTGTGGTTCAACCTGTCCGCGCAGGTCATCCTCATCGCCAGCGCCTACATCGTCACCGGCGTCGAAGAGGAATCCGACCGGGTGCGCGCCCGCTACGGCGCCAAGACGTTCGCGCAGCGCCGGGTGCGCCGGGCCGAGAACGCCGTCATGGTCGCCTCCGACGAGCTCACCCACGCCCGGGACGCCGAAGCCGCCGAGCGCGAGAAGGCCCAGGACAAGGCCCAGGAAAAGGCCGAGGAAAAGGCCGAGGAGAAGTCCGAGAAGGTCAACGCATGACCCAAGCCCCCGCCTACACCGCAGCGCAGGTGCGCGCCGCCGAGGCGCCGCTGCTGGCGGCGGGGGAGCCGCTGATGGATCGCGCTGCGGCCGCGCTGGCCGCGGTTCTGCGGCGTGAACTGGATGCGGGTGGGCGGGTGCTGGTCGTCGCCGGGCGCGGCGACAACGGCGGCGACGCGCTGCTGGCCGGTGCCGCTCTCGCGGCGGACGGCACGGCGGTCGACGTGCTGCAGACGGCGGATGCCGCGCACGAACGAGGGCTGCGCACCGCTCGCGCCGCCGGAGCGCGCGACGTCACCCTCGACGAGGCCGCCACGGCCGATCCCGCCTATGCCCTGATCGTCGACGGCATCGTCGGCATCGGCGCCTCTCACAACCCCGCGTTAAGGGGAGGCGCGCGCGACGCCGTCGCCGCGCTGCTGCCGTCGGTGCGCGCGGGGCGCAGCCGCGTCGTTGCCGTCGACGTTCCCAGTGGTCTGCAGCCCGACGACGGCACCGTCGCCGACGACCTGGTGCTGCCGGCATTCGTCACCGTCACGTTCGGCGCGGTGAAGGCGGGCCTGGTGCGCGCATCGGGCGTCGGGCTTGCCGGCCGCGTCGTGCTCGTCGACCTCGGGCTCGATCTTTCTCACGTGCCGCCGGTGGCGGCGGGTGAGGTGGAGACGTTCCGCGCTGGTGCGTGACGCGCGAGTGACGTTCTGATTGCGTTCCGCCGCGCAGACGTTGCGAATCGGGCACCGTGGTATTCGCGCCCTGCCGCAGTCGGTAGCGTCGTACTGTGGCCAGTCAGCTCGAAAACGAATCCGTCCCGAACCACCCGCTTGCAGCGACGCATCCGCTCGCCCTTGCCCCGGTTGCGGCGCCCGCCAGCACCGTGGACGGGTTCGTGGCGGAGTTCCTGCAGAACCTCAACCTCGAGCGGGGGGTGACGCTTTCGGCATCCACCCCCAACGACCGATACGTGGCCCTGGCGTACACGGTGCGCGACTACCTCATCGCGCGCTGGCTGGAAGACCGCCGGCACCTACGTGAGACGCAGGCCAAGACCGTCTGCTACCTGTCGGCGGAGTACCTGCTGGGCAGGCAACTGGACAACAACCTGCTCGCAACCGACCTGACCGATGTCGCCACAGAGGCGCTCG is drawn from Microbacterium sp. zg-B96 and contains these coding sequences:
- the pilO gene encoding type 4a pilus biogenesis protein PilO, which produces MDKHRLSLIVIGVLAVAIVFGGFFIGVQPQLDRSARASEQTESLRQTNDVQQERNVALAADNLNLGAYEQQLAAKQERIPPARAQQELINQIDAAAAGAGVTIRTLTFDAALGFSAPEGVTADAPAGGTLIGVPLNLTAEGDRANLEAFTANLQNSARIITIVTSQFTAGDVASLVISGVTWVLMPGS
- a CDS encoding YihY/virulence factor BrkB family protein, producing MNLQRITAWALSTKPVRALLLYSEHRGPVLADSVTYRTLFSVFAAVLLGFSMAGLWLAGNPAAFDALIAAVDNTIPGIVGEDGIIEDPQSVAVPTGFTVAGIVSLVGLVGAAIGAIGSLRTAMRMIADRITEDVMIVWVLLRNLALAIGIGVGLAASAAITFLGTAGLGIVGGWLGMSASSPVLEIGGRVLTIVVVFALDAAIIAGAFRVLSGVRASARALWSGALLGAVGLTVLQLLSGLFVGGASSNPLLASFASLIALLLWFNLSAQVILIASAYIVTGVEEESDRVRARYGAKTFAQRRVRRAENAVMVASDELTHARDAEAAEREKAQDKAQEKAEEKAEEKSEKVNA
- a CDS encoding NAD(P)H-hydrate epimerase, whose translation is MTQAPAYTAAQVRAAEAPLLAAGEPLMDRAAAALAAVLRRELDAGGRVLVVAGRGDNGGDALLAGAALAADGTAVDVLQTADAAHERGLRTARAAGARDVTLDEAATADPAYALIVDGIVGIGASHNPALRGGARDAVAALLPSVRAGRSRVVAVDVPSGLQPDDGTVADDLVLPAFVTVTFGAVKAGLVRASGVGLAGRVVLVDLGLDLSHVPPVAAGEVETFRAGA